GTTTATGAATCTATAGTGCTGGCCATGCCATCGCGAAGAATTCATCCCGGAGTAAAAGACGGCACATTAAAAAGTGATATACTCGACAAACTTGAAGAACTAAGTCCGAAAGCGATAGATGAAGAAGCTGCGCCCGAAGATGAAAATACGGATCCCCGATGGGATTCATTAAAAAAACTATTAACGGATAAATAATAAATAGCAATGGCACATCCTAAGAGAAAAATCTCGAAAACAAGAAGAGATAAGAGAAGAACGCATTACAAAGCTACTGCCCCTACACTTGCAACAGACCCAACAACTGGTGAGTCGCACCTTTTCCACAGAGCACACTGGCACGAAGGAAAAATGTACTACCGTGGACAAGTTGTAATTGATGCAACTGAGCAAGTAGAGGCTTAATTCTATATACTTTATTAAAAAACTCTCACAGTAACGTGAGGGTTTTTTTGTTTTTTAACTTTGCAAAAAGTCAAAAACAACTTAATTAGTGCCGAATTTCAAGTAAAATTTAGTAATTTTCACTCTTTTTAAAAGATTTTTGGTCTTTTTTGTGAATTTTAATTCAGCTTTATGAATACTATCACGGCAGCTATTACCGCTGTAGGAAGTTACGTGCCAGATTACGTTTTATCAAACAAAGTGCTGGAAACAATGGTAGATACCAACGACGATTGGATTACCAGCAGAACCGGAATTAAGGAGCGAAGAATATTAAAGGATAAAGACAAAGGCACCTCTTATTTGGCCATACAGGCTGCAAAAGATCTTCTCCAAAAAAGCAATACCGATCCCGCTGAAATAGACATGGTTATCATGGCTACAGCAACACCAGATATGCCAGTGGCAGCCACGGGTGTTTACGTAGCTACGCAAATAGGTGCTGTAAATGCATTTTCTTATGATTTGGTCGCAGCCTGTTCCAGTTTTCTATTCGGAATGTCAACCGCAGCTCGATATATAGAATCTGGCAAATACAAAAAAGTTTTACTTATTGGCGCAGATAAAATGTCGTCAATTATTGATTATACCGATCGAACCACCTGTATCATTTTTGGTGATGGGGGCGGCGCGGTGTTGTTCGAACCAAATACTGAAGGTCTGGGAGTGAAAGATGAATATTTGCGGACAGACGGCGTAGGCAGGCCATTTTTAAAAATAGACGCGGGAGGTTCTTTACTACCGGCTTCCATTGAAACCGTTACCAAGAAGCAACATTATGTTTTTCAGGAAGGAAAGACTGTTTTCAAATTTGCCGTTTCAAACATGGCCGATGTTTGCGAGAAAGTCATGAAGAACAGCAATCTTTCAGGTGAAGAGGTAGATTGGTTGGTGCCACATCAAGCCAATAAACGAATTATAGATGCAGCTGCATCCAGAATGAAACTGCCAGATGAAAAAGTAATGATAAACATCCACAAATACGGCAACACAACTTCTGCAACCTTGCCGCTTTGCTTGGCCGATTATGAAAAACAACTCAAAAAAGGAGATAATTTGATCTTTGCTTCCTTCGGTGGAGGTTTTACTTGGGGTGCCGTTTATTTAAAATGGGCCTATGATTCAAAATAATTTTAACAACCCAAAAGACTAAAATTTCTAAATATGGATTTAAAAGACATTCAAAACTTGATCAAGTTTGTGGCAAAAAGTGGAGCCAGCGAAGTAAAACTTGAAATGGAAGACATTAAGATTACTATAAAAACTGGGGGTGATGAAGGTAAAGGGGAAACCACTTACATTCAGCAATTACCAGCCATGTCTCAACCGCAAATGCAAATGCAGCCACAGACTGCAGCACCCCAACAGGCCGCACCTACAACTGACGCGCCTGCTGAAACTGCTGATTCTAAACTGATAACCATAAAATCTCCAATTATTGGAACTTTCTACAGAAAACCATCACCAGACAAACCAGTTTTTGTTGAGGTAGGAAGTACAATCAACACAG
The Aequorivita iocasae genome window above contains:
- the rpmF gene encoding 50S ribosomal protein L32 — encoded protein: MAHPKRKISKTRRDKRRTHYKATAPTLATDPTTGESHLFHRAHWHEGKMYYRGQVVIDATEQVEA
- a CDS encoding beta-ketoacyl-ACP synthase III, whose protein sequence is MNTITAAITAVGSYVPDYVLSNKVLETMVDTNDDWITSRTGIKERRILKDKDKGTSYLAIQAAKDLLQKSNTDPAEIDMVIMATATPDMPVAATGVYVATQIGAVNAFSYDLVAACSSFLFGMSTAARYIESGKYKKVLLIGADKMSSIIDYTDRTTCIIFGDGGGAVLFEPNTEGLGVKDEYLRTDGVGRPFLKIDAGGSLLPASIETVTKKQHYVFQEGKTVFKFAVSNMADVCEKVMKNSNLSGEEVDWLVPHQANKRIIDAAASRMKLPDEKVMINIHKYGNTTSATLPLCLADYEKQLKKGDNLIFASFGGGFTWGAVYLKWAYDSK
- the accB gene encoding acetyl-CoA carboxylase biotin carboxyl carrier protein codes for the protein MDLKDIQNLIKFVAKSGASEVKLEMEDIKITIKTGGDEGKGETTYIQQLPAMSQPQMQMQPQTAAPQQAAPTTDAPAETADSKLITIKSPIIGTFYRKPSPDKPVFVEVGSTINTGDVLCVIEAMKLFNEIESEVSGKIVKVLVDDSSPVEFDQPLFLVDPS